A genomic stretch from Schistosoma haematobium chromosome 2, whole genome shotgun sequence includes:
- a CDS encoding hypothetical protein (EggNog:ENOG410V76J~COG:D), which produces MPNFGIVKNTELMNTSDLSSDTPVTRLSKILSKANFLEVSKTKTVPKLHQISEIIPPDIDESANQEPPTTSVWSEAPEFFVREHSNSCSSGYYSGATTHSAPASSICERFYEINADRDPPISLIRSVYETTESAAPGDSTLRRAHSCSSRGWLAKRHNRQQWPRISGISRERDTSLVEVANTDTNSCPAAIIRDNNPCNLRRYSLPPVGESGSGSTSEASPPRDNLVSFLTSAKSPSPEKRMECSSSLLHPIPKKQRIESPKETDCNSTIPTEELNENSEHDNIGSLFSNPNGGPKPFFELLRHHSTPMPSSYSYKHCPSSPVEVFNDENINKPKLSRCLSETHSVSYDAIARCIGSLSSHSLCSDGRRARALPVVDRTGSGLHCVSTDTVGDLISGSKRNINYVIVDCRFPYEYEGGHIKGAINIFTHSDLVQEIFNRVPAQRPPGTSGPPRFLGEDLARRLATTQREPLSAPCELISDDDDEDEFPENTTSEISDSDLAYPNDEVILEKNIHSDSPKSEPDLSYVSSGLSNISESSNQDPPFVVIFHCEFSSQRAPALAAFLRSVDRVSNYHRYPFLYFPEIYIMKGGYSAFYRKFPHLCTPQEYVKMFHRDYRNHLRLYKRLTRRVSSACMACIKPQQNEVDKSQIPVSEVDSYCQLPLNLKVGVHNMFTTHEPPTYQFRSDRELPMHEDNSISGLVNYENKENYSPSGSELCSKSQSHHSCSADNVNEEPKHAMLSPNVEGCSQVSSSVVDSPLGLAEVVVRVGRRVIAATLGSTNNNCSEVARALDRIKYHNSPQIIQPLEGKPPVRCLKRSLTTNSLDIRHQLIRPKVFNPFCGGNSYSHNTPSIRRVRTNSNTDLLSVDNTVNSILAPTTSTTSNQIHQVQSSPQKEHLSYHSLSTCSE; this is translated from the exons ATGCCTAACTTCGGCATCGTCAAAAACACTGAATTAATGAACACGAGTGACCTTTCGAGTGATACTCCAGTTACCCGTCTATCAAAAATTTTGTCGAAGGCTAACTTTCTTGAAGTATCTAAGACGAAAACAGTACCAAAAC TTCATCAAATATCAGAAATAATACCTCCAGACATAGACGAAAG TGCGAATCAAGAGCCACCTACAACATCAGTATGGTCGGAAGCCCCCGAATTTTTTGTTCGTGAACACTCCAACAGTTGCTCTTCCGGTTATTATAGTGGTGCTACAACTCATTCCGCTCCGGCATCATCTATTTGTGAACGC TTCTATGAAATAAATGCGGATCGTGATCCTCCTATTTCACTAATCCGAAGCGTTTATGAAACTACTGAGTCAGCGGCTCCAGGTGACAGCACACTCCGGAGAGCTCATTCTTGTTCTAGCAGAGGATGGTTGGCCAAAAGACATAACCGACAACAATGGCCTCGCATTTCTGGTATATCCCGAGAGAGAGATACATCCTTGGTGGAAGTTGCAAATACAGATACGAATTCATGTCCTGCTGCCATAATCCGTGATAATAATCCGTGCAATTTGAGACGCTATTCTCTTCCGCCTGTAGGTGAATCGGGTTCAGGAAGCACCTCAGAAGCCTCACCCCCTAGAGATAATTTAGTTAGCTTTTTAACGTCAGCTAAAAGTCCTAGTCCTGAAAAAAGAATGGAATGTTCAAGTTCTTTGCTTCATCCTATACCTAAAAAGCAACGCATAGAATCACCAAAAGAAACTGATTGTAACTCTACGATACCCACAGAGGAGTTAAATGAAAATTCAGAACATGATAATATTGGATCTTTATTTTCTAATCCAAATGGTGGTCCGAAACCATTTTTTGAACTCCTGCGTCATCATTCGACTCCTATGCCATCTTCATATTCATACAAACATTGCCCAAGTTCTCCTGTGGAGGTATTCAACgatgaaaatatcaataaacCTAAACTTTCAAGATGTCTTTCCGAAACGCATTCTGTTTCTTACGATGCG ATTGCACGTTGTATTGGCTCTTTGAGCAGTCACAGCTTGTGCAGTGATGGAAGACGGGCGCGTGCATTACCTGTAGTAGATAGGACTGGTTCCGGCCTACATTGCGTGTCTACAGATACGGTCGGTGATCTAATATCTGGCTCCAAGCGTAATATCAATTATGTCATTGTTGATTGCCGCTTCCCTTATGAATATGAGGGAGGACACATTAAAGGAGCAATTAACATTTTTACTCACAGTGATCTAGTTCAAGAGATATTTAATCGTGTCCCTGCGCAAAGACCTCCTGGTACATCTGGACCTCCACGATTTCTTGGAGAAGATCTAGCACGAAGATTAGCCACTACACAGCGGGAGCCACTTTCTGCACCTTGCGAATTAATATctgacgatgatgatgaagatgaattTCCTGAAAATACAACTTCGGAGATTTCTGATTCGGATCTTGCATATCCAAACGATGAAGTTATTTTAGAAAAGAATATTCATAGTGATAGCCCAAAATCAGAACCGGATCTTAGTTATGTTAGCAGTGGTTTATCAAATATTAGCGAATCAAGCAACCAAGATCCTCCGTTCGTTGTGATATTCCATTGTGAATTTTCTTCTCAACGAGCTCCAGCATT GGCTGCATTTCTTCGGAGCGTCGATCGTGTTTCGAATTACCATCGTTATCCATTTCTTTATTTTCCGGAAATTTATATAATGAAAGGTGGATATTCTGCATTTTACCGAAAATTCCCA caTTTATGTACTCCGCAAGAATACGTTAAAATGTTCCACCGGGATTACCGGAATCACTTACGTTTGTATAAACGTCTTACTCGTCGTGTCAGTTCAGCCTGTATGGCATGTATAAAACCTCAACAAAATGAAGTTGATAAATCCCAAATACCAGTTTCCGAGGTTGATAGTTATTGTCAACTTCCGTTGAATCTAAAGGTTGGTGTACATAACATGTTTACAACACATGAACCACCAACATACCAATTTCGATCCGATCGTGAACTGCCTATGCATGAGGATAATTCCATCTCCGGTCTTGTCAATTatgaaaacaaagaaaactACTCACCTTCCG GTTCTGAACTGTGTAGCAAATCTCAAAGTCACCACTCCTGTTCTGCTGATAATGTGAATGAAGAACCCAAACATGCTATGCTTTCTCCTAATGTTGAAGGTTGTAGCCAAGTGTCATCAAGTGTGGTCGACAGTCCTCTTGGTTTGGCAGAAGTTGTTGTAAGAGTCGGTCGTCGTGTGATAGCAGCAACATTGGGAAGTACCAATAATAACTGTTCTGAGGTTGCTCGTGCTTTAGACCGAATAAAGTATCACAATTCACCTCAAATTATTCAACCACTTGAAGGGAAACCACCTGTACGTTGTCTTAAGCGTTCACTTACCACTAATTCATTGGATATTCGTCATCAGTTAATTCGCCCAAAAGTTTTTAATCCATTTTGTGGTGGCAATAGTTATTCACATAATACACCTTCAATAAGAAGAGTTCGAACAAATTCTAACACTGATTTATTGTCCGTTGATAATACCGTGAATAGTATTCTGGCACCAACAACATCCACTACTTCAAATCAAATCCACCAAGTTCAATCCTCTCCACAAAAAGAACACTTGTCATACCATAGTCTTTCTACATGTAGTGAATAA